In one Gadus morhua chromosome 15, gadMor3.0, whole genome shotgun sequence genomic region, the following are encoded:
- the rassf4a gene encoding ras association domain-containing protein 4a: MGEGQTYVKLSAEKHISRSDVFSLLRTYNCYHEGKNFQLRALEETGELILEGLLNIYWGLRRPIRLQMHDDNERFCPSAPGLNRKEKNAAVKQLTAESNNNSDGTQTEPDPTRGARRGLEEEEVQVEEDAPQLLRTRSDASFMEVLRRVKTHSNARDLQRLRTHRFSINGHFYNHKTSVFTPAYGSVTNVRVNSSMTTLQVLDLLLHKFRVENASDDFVLYMVHESGERTQLRDGEYPLVARVLYGPCEKVSRIFIMEADLGEEVTYDVAQYIKFEIPVLDSFVEKLKEEEEREISKLTKKYTALKSNILHQLEDKALSSDTV; encoded by the exons ATGGGCGAGGGACAGACCTACGTGAAGCTGAGCGCCGAGAAGCACATCTCCAG GTCTGACGTCTTCTCGCTGCTCAGGACCTATAACTGTTACCACGAGGGCAAGAACTTCCAGCTGAGAGCCCTGGAG gagacaGGAGAGCTCATCCTGGAGGGCTTGCTGAACATCTACTGGGGTCTCCGGCGACCCATACGGCTGCAGATGCACGACGACAACGAGAGATTCTGTCCTTCTGCTCCCGGACTCAACCG GAAAGAGAAAAATGCAGCGGTAAAGCAGTTGACCGCTGAGTCTAACAACAACTCAGATGGCACACAGACTGAACCAGACCCAACCA GAGGCGCCAGGAGgggtctagaggaggaggaggtgcaggtggaggaggatgccCCTCAGCTGCTGCGGACGCGGAGCGACGCCTCCTTCATGGAGGTGCTGAGGAGGGTGAAGACGCACAGCAACGCCCGCGACCTGCAGCGCCTCCGCACGCACCGCTTCTCCATCAACGGACACTTCTACAACCACAAG ACCTCTGTGTTTACTCCGGCCTACGGCTCAGTGACCAACGTGCGCGTCAACAGCTCCATGACGACCCTCCAGGTGCTGGACCTGCTGCTCCACAAGTTCAGG GTAGAGAATGCATCGGACGACTTTGTCCTCTATATGGTGCATGAGTCTGGTG agagGACACAGCTGAGAGATGGGGAGTACCCACTGGTTGCCCGTGTCCTCTATGGACCCTGTGAGAAAGTATCCAGAATATTCATCATGGAGGCTGACCTGGGAGAAGAAGTGACCTACGAT GTGGCCCAGTACATCAAGTTTGAGATCCCCGTTCTCGACAGCTTTGTGGAGAAgctgaaagaggaagaggagcgggaGATATCGAAACTGACCAAGAA aTACACCGCTCTGAAGTCAAATATCCTGCATCAACTTGAGGACAAGGCTCTCTCCAGTGACACGGTTTAA
- the paox gene encoding peroxisomal N(1)-acetyl-spermine/spermidine oxidase, which produces MALRRGLDSQIVIIGSGISGIAAAQKLVKYGFHNVRILEATARSGGRIKTGKFGNNVIEIGANWIHGPSEENPVFCLARDYGLLEPEALLPENQTVDIEGHPPWVSNWFSSSGTKLKTEDLNPALELFGEILQEAGQFVSKGVETHASMGDFIRTEARLRAEQQWQALAPRTRARRMCLISNLLKVECSVNGSHSMDQVSLAAFGLYKTLPGLDCTFTHGYEGVVKHLLAELPGGSVTYRRPVSCVRWSNTGGGDQPVTVETEDGERVSADHVIVTVPLGYLKRHHATLFSPPLPLHKQHSVQRMGFGTNNKIFVEFDSPWWDADCGVIHLLWEDEEDLVDQVADVKRSWIKKLFGFTVVTPAERYGHVLCGWIAGHEAEHMETLTEEEVTREVTQLIRTFTGNPIVTPRRVLRSQWFQDPWTCGSYTYPGRGCSAQDLANLMEPLPAEGAAQSPPLQVLFAGEATHHCFYSTVHGALLSGWREADRLIAHYCPPGPPQPRRSKL; this is translated from the exons ATGGCGTTGCGACGGGGATTGGACTCACAGATAGTTATAATAGGATCAGGAATATCAGGCATTGCTGCGGCACAGAAACTGGTGAAATATGGATTTCATAACGTGCGAATCCTTGAAGCAACTGCAAGAAGCGGAGGAAGGATCAAGACGGGCAAATTCG GTAATAACGTCATCGAGATAGGGGCTAACTGGATTCACGGTCCGTCGGAGGAGAACCCGGTGTTCTGCCTGGCCCGAGATTACGGCCTCCTGGAACCCGAGGCTCTCCTTCCTGAGAACCAGACGGTGGACATCGAAGGACACCCGCCCTGGGTGTCTAACTGGTTCAGCAGTTCAG GTACGAAGCTCAAGACAGAGGACCTGAATCCTGCGCTGGAGCTGTTTGGAGAGATTCTGCAAGAAGCAGGACAGTTTGTGAGCAAGGGAGTGGAAACCCACGCCAGTATGGGGGACTTCATACGCACCGAG gCGCGGCTGCGAGCCGAGCAGCAGTGGCAGGCGCTGGCCCCCCGGACGCGGGCCCGGCGGATGTGTCTGATCAGTAACCTGCTGAAGGTGGAGTGCAGCGTCAACGGCAGCCACTCCATGGACCAGGTCAGCCTGGCCGCCTTCGGCCTCTACAAGACGCTCCCCGGGCTGGACTGCACGTTCACTCA CGGCTACGAGGGCGTAGTGAAACACCTGCTGGCAGAGCTGCCCGGCGGGTCGGTGACCTACCGACGACCGGTGAGCTGCGTGCGCTGGAGTAACACTGGGGGGGGCGACCAGCCGGTCACCGTGGAGACggaggacggagagagggtCAGCGCTGACCACGTGATCGTCACGGTGCCCCTAG GGTACCTAAAGAGGCACCATGCGACGCTGTTtagtccccctctccctttgcACAAGCAGCACTCAGTGCAGAGAATGGGTTTCGGGACCAACAATAAGATCTTTGTGGAGTTTGACTCTCCGTGGTGGGACGCCGACTGTGGGGTCATTCACCTGCTGTGGGAAGACGAG GAAGATCTGGTTGATCAAGTAGCAGATGTGAAGAGGTCCTGGATCAAAAAGCTGTTTGGCTTCACCGTGGTCACGCCTGCTGAAAG GTACGGCCACGTTCTGTGCGGCTGGATTGCCGGCCACGAGGCCGAGCACATGGAGACACTGACCGAGGAAGAGGTCACGCGTGAAGTCACGCAACTCATCCGCACGTTCACCG GGAACCCCATCGTCACCCCGCGCCGGGTGCTACGCTCCCAGTGGTTCCAGGACCCCTGGACCTGCGGCTCGTACACGTACCCCGGGAGGGGCTGCTCCGCTCAGGACCTGGCCAACCTCATGGAGCCCCTGCCCGCTGAGGGGGCCGCCCAGTCTCCG CCCTTGCAGGTGCTGTTTGCTGGGGAGGCGACCCACCACTGCTTCTACTCCACGGTCCACGGGGCGCTGCTGTCCGGCTGGCGGGAGGCGGACCGCCTCATCGCTCACTactgcccccccggccccccgcagCCTCGCCGCTCGAAGCTTTAA
- the sprn gene encoding shadow of prion protein, with protein sequence MKMMNQLWASCWTCLLLSMLLCEPVLCKGGRGGSRGSSRGTSSRSSNAGKYNGAGTRSRYRSTGRSSPVRVAAAAAAGAAVAVALTADGWYASAYRRTKAGSSEEDLDYYNNNNNTNYFDALMSRSTQNVSSLTQVVSIIIATFSPAYGAIMDSIFY encoded by the coding sequence atgaagatgatgaaccAGCTGTGGGCGTCCTGCTGGacgtgtctcctcctctccatgttGCTGTGCGAGCCCGTGCTGTGCAAAGGAGGTCGCGGTGGCTCCAGGGGCTCCTCGCGAGGCACCTCCTCGCGCAGCTCAAACGCGGGAAAATATAACGGCGCCGGGACGCGCTCTCGTTACAGGTCCACGGGACGCTCGTCTCCGGTGCGCGTCgcggcagcagcggcagccGGCGCGGCGGTGGCGGTTGCGTTAACGGCGGACGGCTGGTACGCGTCCGCCTACCGCCGTACCAAGGCGGGCAGCTCGGAGGAAGATTTGGATtattacaacaacaacaacaacaccaattATTTTGACGCTCTGATGTCACGATCAACCCAAAATGTGTCATCGCTCACCCAAGTTGTTTCTATTATCATTGCTACATTCTCTCCAGCATATGGAGCGATTATGGACAGTATATTTTATTAA
- the LOC115560410 gene encoding C-X-C motif chemokine 9, which yields MCVGGALLYNNTMCPGERESGDISSSMKCSVQSLCGLAVFSFCCTLISVRETESTYIPGRCVCPVTRNRVQGILKDLKITPKNPSCDRVTVIVVLKNGREVCVNPSAPLGRHLTHCWKRSTKLNRNVRNCLRRKRRRGPQHRPSAQGPGAHNRPPRSPPASS from the exons ATGTGCGTGGGAGGAGCCTTACTATATAACAACACCATGTGTCCCGGAGAGAGGGAAAGCGGTGACATCAGCTCCAGCATGAAGTGCTCTGTGCAATCGCTCTGCGGGCTCGCCGTGTTCAGCTTCTGCTGTACATTGATCTCCG TACGAGAGACAGAAAGCACATATATCCCAGGAAGGTGTGTCTGTCCTGTGACCAGGAATAGGGTCCAGGGGATCCTGAAAGACCTCAAAATCACCCCCAAAAACCCCAGCTGTGACCGAGTAACAGTGAT agtggTCCTGAAGAACGGTCGGGAGGTGTGTGTGAACCCCAGCGCCCCCCTGGGGAGGCACCTGACGCACTGCTGGAAGAG GTCGACCAAACTGAATCGCAACGTGAGGAACTgtctgaggaggaagaggaggagagggccccAGCACCGGCCCTCAGCGCAGGGCCCGGGGGCTCACAACAGACCCCCGAGGTCCCCTCCGGCCTCCTCTTAA
- the LOC115560412 gene encoding protein DEPP, which translates to MKRRWSLLLPTITETLEDPASPPLPTPASPTPDDYMASIQALARPLEALNPGPSRLQRAARPRLFSKAQTKHSGAALLPRGSPRSSRAGGERLALRTVEERDCRGRDPVDWLYGQAQMRT; encoded by the coding sequence ATGAAACGCAGATGGTCTCTCCTGCTGCCCACCATCACTGAGACCCTGGAGGACCCCGCGTCGCCCCCCCTGCCCACCCCGGCCTCCCCCACCCCGGACGACTACATGGCCAGCATCCAGGCCCTCGCCCGGCCCCTGGAGGCCCTCAACCCGGGGCCCTCCCGGCTCCAGAGGGCCGCCCGGCCGCGGCTCTTCTCCAAGGCCCAGACAAAGCACTCGGGAGCGGCACTACTTCCACGTGGATCCCCTCGCAGCTCAAGGGCCGGCGGGGAGAGGCTGGCCCTCAGGACGGTGGAGGAGCGGGACTGCAGAGGCAGGGACCCCGTGGACTGGCTGTACGGACAGGCCCAGATGAGGACTTAA
- the mtg1 gene encoding mitochondrial ribosome-associated GTPase 1, with protein sequence MKLYHALRNAASFRTFFDFGERDVAHWFPGHMAKGLKQMRATMKNVDCIIEIHDARIPFSGRNPLFQESLDVRPHLLVLNKVDLADLSTKQRMVKELERSGVKNILFTDSLKQRDDNIKKLVPMVTEMINNKPRFNREESTSYCLMVIGVPNVGKSSLINALRRTYLKKGRASRVGGEPGITKAVLTRIQVCDRPIMHLLDTPGVLPPKIESVETGLKLALCGTILDHLVGEDVMADYLLYSLNRLQKFSYVERYGLGDPSDNIEHVLKGIAVKLGKTQRVKAITGIGNITVRIPNYTAAAYDFIRAFRRGELGQVLLD encoded by the exons ATGAAACTGTATCATGCTCTTCGTAATGCCGCGTCATTCCGGACGTTTTTTGACTTTGGTGAGCGTGATGTGGCCCATTGGTTTCCAGGACACATGGCAAAAg GACTCAAGCAGATGAGAGCCACCATGAAGAATGTGGACTGCATTATAGAAATCCATGATGCCAGA ATCCCGTTCTCTGGAAGAAACCCTCTCTTCCAGGAGAGTCTTGATGTGAGGCCACACCTGCTTGTTCTCAACAAGGTGGATTTGGCTGACCTATCCACTAAACAG AGGATGGtgaaggagctggagaggagCGGGGTGAAGAACATTCTCTTCACCGACAGCCTCAAACAGAGAGACGACAACATCAAAAAG CTGGTTCCCATGGTGACAGAGATGATTAACAACAAACCACGCTTTAACCGCGAGGAG AGCACAAGTTACTGCCTGATGGTGATTGGGGTTCCCAACGTTGGAAAGTCGTCGCTCATTAACGCATTAAGGagaacatatttgaaaaaag GTCGTGCATCTCGGGTGGGAGGGGAGCCGGGTATAACCAAAGCCGTCCTGACCAGAATTCAG GTGTGTGACCGACCCATCATGCACCTGTTGGACACGCCAGGAGTCCTGCCTCCTAAGATCGAGAGCGTTGAGACTGGTTTGAAGCTTGCTTTGTGTG GAACTATATTAGATCATTTAGTTGGCGAAGATGTCATGGCAGACTACTTACTGTATTCTTTGAATAGGCTTCAGAAATTTAG TTACGTGGAGAGATATGGACTTGGGGATCCCAGTGATAATATTGAACATGTTCTCAAGGGTATTGCTGTTAAGCTAGGCAAGACTCAACGGGTTAAAGCCATCACCGGAATTG GAAACATCACCGTCAGGATTCCAAACTACACGGCCGCGGCCTACGACTTCATCAGGGCCTTCCGGAGAGGAGAGCTGGGCCAGGTGCTGCTGGACTGA
- the echs1 gene encoding enoyl-CoA hydratase, mitochondrial, translating to MALLCRSAALLCKSSRAAPLAVSAAHKYTTGGVTYDYIVVEKRGEKQNVGFIQLNRPKVLNALCDGLMLEVGKALDAFEADKDIGAVVITGSDRAFAAGADIKEMQNRTFQECYGGNFLAHWNRVSMSKKPVIAAVNGFALGGGCELAMMCDIIYAGEKAHFGQPEILLGTIPGAGGTQRLTRAVGKSLAMEMVLTGDRINAQEAKQAGLVSKVCPVDQLVPEAIKCGEKIAANSKLVSAMAKEAVNAAYELTLAEGNRLEKRLFHSTFATEDRKEGMTAFVEKRKADFQDK from the exons ATGGCGTTGTTGTGCCGTTCTGCTGCTTTGCTCTGCAAGTCTTCTAGGGCAGCCCCGCTTGCTGTCTCTgctgcacacaaatacaccacag GGGGTGTTACGTATGACTACATTGTGGTGGAAAAGCGTGGCGAGAAACAGAACGTCGGTTTCATCCAACTGAACCGACCCAAGGTCCTTAACGCTCTGTGTGACGGCCTCATGCTGGAGGTCGGGAAGGCTCTCGATGCCTTCGAAGCCGACAAAGACATCGGGGCTGTTGTCATCACCGGCAGCGACAGAGCCTTTGCTG CGGGGGCAGACATTAAGGAGATGCAGAACAGGACCTTCCAGGAGTGTTATGGTGGTAACTTCCTGGCCCACTGGAACAGAGTGTCTATGTCCAAGAAGCCTGTGATCGCTGCCGTCAATGGATTTGCT CTGGGAGGAGGCTGTGAGCTGGCTATGATGTGTGACATCATCTATGCCGGGGAGAAGGCTCATTTCGGACAACCTGAGATCCTGTTGGGAACCATTCCCG GTGCGGGGGGTACCCAGCGACTGACCCGCGCGGTGGGCAAGTCCCTGGCGATGGAGATGGTGCTCACCGGAGACCGGATCAACGCTCAGGAAGCCAAGCAGGCGG GCCTGGTGAGTAAGGTTTGCCCAGTGGATCAACTGGTCCCAGAAGCGATCAAGTGTGGGGAGAAAATTGCAGCCAATTCCAAGCTAGTCTCTGCTATGGCCAAGGAGGCCGTCAACGCTG CCTATGAACTGACACTGGCTGAGGGCAATCGTTTGGAGAAGAGGCTGTTCCACTCCACCTTTGCTACG GAGGATCGTAAGGAGGGCATGACTGCTTTTGTTGAGAAAAGAAAAGCGGACTTCCAGGATAAGTAG